From a region of the Methanolobus tindarius DSM 2278 genome:
- a CDS encoding sensor histidine kinase produces MEIEKKDIYLHSSLFIIGIILVVIFSYFLISSNFYDLEKGYSLHNTHMFVHGIEEDEVKTLSSSVSNIVICARHGVRGTDLGNFDDKLSDDEFLINHDIESIIIYNPHNESPLFEHTINGVAPSNDLKAYLSSNPKAFSECMNNFTLSGLVFLPERTLLVAMEYFVPAEGTVEDGLVVVVSRTIDINELEIAQDRSIYFVLEDVGSFSEADKKAPGYKTNDISLSNFENGDPAGAVLLYDIMGHPEKMLKVGTTSHTSSIGLKMAMSIGIALLVVTSIELFFHIYLAKNMSFIEFNLLVKELENIRDRGDLSSRIEVEGDEQVNWLADDINNMLNSLEEKEGKYHALFEQSNDAIMIFGSGASLVDMNSKTSELLGYEKPDLFEINIDSLSPEECPTSLVDIYEQTIRESSVRSEIKLSLSNNNVIDADISSSIIDKEEGTVQVIIRDITEKKIYEEALLQAKLEADAANRSKSQFLANMSHELRTPLNSIIGFSDMLLLKSFGDINEKQERYLNNVSGSGKHLLNLINDILDLSKIEAGMMSLNTEDVIVSELMDEVMGTISSIAVKKNISLESIIDEKLTTMKADRVKIRQTLLNLLSNSVKFTPEKGSVTLEVKKIGNYVQFAVKDTGIGISENDQKYLFYEFTQVDSDHNRKYEGTGLGLALVKKFVEMHGGKVWVKSELGKGSCFYFEIPVDGK; encoded by the coding sequence ATGGAAATAGAAAAAAAAGATATCTACCTACATTCTTCTCTCTTCATAATAGGGATAATACTGGTAGTAATTTTCAGCTATTTCCTCATCTCATCCAATTTCTATGATCTGGAAAAGGGATACTCACTCCATAATACTCACATGTTTGTTCATGGTATCGAAGAAGATGAGGTGAAAACTCTCAGTTCCAGCGTTTCAAATATCGTGATATGTGCACGACATGGAGTAAGAGGTACAGATCTTGGTAATTTTGATGACAAACTATCAGATGATGAATTTCTTATAAACCATGATATTGAATCTATAATTATCTATAATCCCCATAACGAATCTCCTCTTTTTGAACATACGATAAATGGTGTAGCTCCGTCTAATGATCTTAAAGCTTATTTGTCATCAAACCCCAAGGCATTTTCTGAGTGCATGAATAACTTTACTCTTTCAGGTCTTGTATTCCTCCCTGAAAGGACTCTGTTAGTTGCCATGGAATATTTTGTTCCGGCTGAAGGAACGGTTGAAGATGGTCTGGTAGTTGTCGTCTCACGTACAATTGACATTAATGAATTAGAAATAGCACAAGACAGGTCCATATATTTTGTTTTAGAGGATGTAGGTTCTTTTTCAGAGGCAGATAAAAAGGCACCTGGTTATAAGACAAATGATATTTCGCTTAGTAATTTTGAAAATGGAGATCCTGCAGGTGCAGTTCTGCTGTATGATATAATGGGTCATCCTGAGAAAATGTTAAAGGTCGGTACAACAAGCCACACATCTTCAATAGGGCTAAAAATGGCAATGTCTATCGGAATTGCACTTTTGGTAGTAACTTCTATTGAACTATTTTTCCATATTTACCTTGCAAAGAATATGAGTTTCATAGAGTTCAACCTTCTGGTAAAGGAACTTGAAAACATTAGAGATAGAGGAGATCTTTCATCCAGAATTGAAGTAGAAGGCGATGAACAGGTTAACTGGCTGGCTGATGATATCAATAACATGTTAAATTCACTTGAGGAAAAGGAAGGAAAATACCATGCTCTTTTTGAGCAGTCAAATGATGCCATTATGATTTTTGGTTCCGGTGCTTCATTGGTTGATATGAACAGCAAGACCTCTGAATTACTTGGATATGAAAAACCTGATCTTTTTGAAATAAATATCGACTCTCTCTCTCCTGAGGAATGCCCTACCAGTCTGGTTGATATCTATGAGCAGACCATCAGAGAAAGTTCTGTCAGATCAGAGATTAAACTGTCACTTTCCAATAACAATGTGATTGATGCTGATATCAGTTCTTCAATCATTGATAAAGAGGAAGGAACTGTTCAGGTAATTATCCGTGATATCACTGAGAAGAAGATTTATGAAGAAGCTCTTTTACAAGCAAAGCTTGAAGCCGATGCAGCAAATCGTTCAAAAAGCCAGTTCCTTGCCAATATGAGTCATGAATTGCGTACTCCTTTGAACTCAATTATCGGTTTCTCAGATATGTTGCTCCTGAAGTCATTCGGTGATATCAATGAAAAACAGGAAAGATACCTGAATAATGTATCAGGAAGTGGAAAACACCTTTTGAATCTTATCAATGATATTCTTGACCTGTCCAAGATAGAGGCAGGTATGATGAGTTTAAACACTGAAGATGTTATTGTTTCTGAATTGATGGATGAGGTTATGGGAACCATTTCCTCAATTGCAGTTAAAAAGAACATTTCTCTGGAATCAATTATTGATGAGAAACTGACAACCATGAAAGCTGATAGGGTTAAGATTCGACAAACTCTTTTGAATCTCCTGAGCAATTCAGTGAAGTTCACTCCTGAAAAAGGGAGTGTTACCCTTGAAGTTAAAAAAATCGGTAACTATGTCCAGTTTGCAGTAAAGGATACAGGTATAGGTATATCTGAAAATGACCAGAAATACCTTTTCTATGAATTTACTCAGGTAGATTCTGATCACAATCGTAAATATGAAGGAACCGGACTCGGGCTTGCTCTTGTAAAGAAGTTTGTGGAAATGCACGGAGGAAAGGTTTGGGTAAAAAGTGAACTTGGCAAAGGATCTTGTTTCTATTTCGAGATTCCTGTTGATGGGAAATAA
- the metG gene encoding methionine--tRNA ligase, with protein sequence MSNIPSDKAVLVTCGLPYANGKAHVGHLRTYIPADIFVRSLQKNSQETTFVCGSDTHGTPIVVNAEELGITPKELVQQYHTHFDEVFKKMGVEFDAFGTTDDDTNHNRTTEIVDKLIEKGYVYPKIIEIAYCPQCDRFLPDRYVAGTCPHCGEKARGDECDQGCGKHLEPGELNEPTCTICRGPAEYKEQEHFFFKLSEFKDFLMEHLENLGGTLNARNYAMGWIKQELTDWCITRNLEWGVRFPGHDDLVVYVWVDAPIGYMAFTEQWAEKTGGDWEKFWKGDCPIVHFIGGDIIYHHCIFWPAMLKGADYSQASAVVASGMLKIEDKTFSKSRGYVVWVEEDYLDHGFHPDLLRYYLVSYTSHTKEVNFSWKIFQDKINTELVGVLGNFLYRNLLFAFKNFGEIPDGDIDPEVIEKINSTIEEVVRANSEYEFKKAADTAMALASYGNSYFQSNEPWKLIKEDKDACGKVVKNCIQLAKALILLFEPMTPGSMEVAWKQIGMDSDVHEVTYEEATVPVVSGTKLEKPGILFTKLEDDKINEMEAISSKRIKAAMAKEAGIEEVEIMEYKDEIEYDDFAKLDIRVGKIVTAEKIKKSKKLLRLEVDIGDEEPRQVVAGLAEYYDPEEMVGKIVNVLVNLKPVKLCGVESQGMLLAADAGERVSLLSTDKEMGPGSCIR encoded by the coding sequence ATGTCAAACATTCCTTCTGATAAAGCCGTGCTTGTGACATGCGGTCTTCCATATGCAAACGGAAAGGCGCATGTTGGGCATCTTAGAACATACATTCCCGCAGATATTTTTGTGAGGTCACTCCAGAAGAACTCACAGGAAACAACATTTGTCTGTGGTTCTGATACCCATGGAACTCCTATTGTGGTAAATGCCGAGGAGCTGGGTATCACACCTAAAGAACTGGTCCAGCAGTATCACACTCATTTTGATGAAGTATTCAAGAAGATGGGTGTGGAGTTTGATGCATTCGGAACAACCGATGATGACACAAATCACAACCGTACCACTGAGATAGTTGACAAGCTTATCGAAAAAGGTTATGTCTATCCAAAGATAATCGAGATAGCATATTGTCCTCAGTGTGACCGTTTCCTTCCTGACAGGTATGTTGCGGGTACATGTCCACACTGTGGCGAAAAAGCACGTGGAGACGAGTGTGATCAGGGTTGTGGAAAACATCTGGAACCTGGAGAGCTTAATGAGCCAACCTGTACAATATGCAGGGGTCCTGCTGAATATAAGGAACAGGAACACTTTTTCTTCAAACTTTCTGAGTTTAAGGACTTCCTCATGGAGCACCTTGAAAACCTTGGCGGCACACTGAATGCACGCAACTATGCAATGGGCTGGATAAAACAGGAACTTACAGACTGGTGTATCACAAGGAACCTTGAATGGGGTGTAAGATTCCCGGGACACGATGACCTTGTAGTTTATGTATGGGTTGACGCTCCGATTGGCTACATGGCTTTCACAGAACAGTGGGCAGAGAAAACCGGCGGAGACTGGGAGAAATTCTGGAAAGGTGACTGTCCGATAGTCCATTTCATTGGTGGAGACATCATCTACCACCACTGTATTTTCTGGCCTGCAATGCTCAAGGGAGCAGACTACAGTCAGGCATCTGCAGTTGTTGCATCAGGTATGCTGAAAATCGAGGATAAGACATTCTCCAAGAGCCGTGGATATGTTGTATGGGTTGAGGAAGATTACCTTGACCATGGTTTCCATCCTGACCTTCTGAGGTATTATCTTGTAAGTTATACCTCACACACAAAAGAGGTCAACTTCTCATGGAAGATCTTCCAGGACAAGATAAACACCGAACTTGTTGGTGTATTAGGTAATTTCCTGTACAGGAACCTGCTCTTTGCTTTCAAGAACTTTGGTGAGATTCCTGATGGAGATATCGACCCTGAGGTCATAGAGAAGATCAATTCAACCATTGAAGAAGTAGTAAGAGCAAACTCAGAATACGAGTTCAAGAAAGCTGCTGACACTGCAATGGCTCTTGCATCATACGGAAATTCATACTTCCAGTCAAATGAACCCTGGAAGCTCATTAAAGAAGATAAAGATGCCTGCGGAAAGGTTGTAAAGAACTGTATCCAGCTTGCCAAGGCACTTATCCTTCTGTTCGAACCAATGACACCAGGCAGCATGGAAGTTGCATGGAAGCAGATTGGAATGGACTCAGATGTCCATGAAGTTACATATGAAGAAGCAACCGTTCCTGTTGTAAGCGGAACAAAACTCGAAAAGCCTGGAATTCTTTTCACCAAGTTAGAAGATGATAAGATCAATGAGATGGAAGCAATATCATCAAAGCGCATAAAGGCAGCAATGGCAAAGGAAGCAGGTATTGAGGAAGTAGAAATTATGGAATACAAAGATGAAATAGAATATGATGATTTTGCAAAGCTTGATATCAGAGTTGGTAAGATTGTTACCGCTGAGAAGATCAAGAAATCAAAGAAACTCCTCCGTCTTGAGGTTGATATCGGAGATGAAGAACCAAGACAGGTTGTTGCAGGTCTTGCAGAATACTATGACCCTGAAGAAATGGTTGGCAAGATTGTTAATGTACTTGTGAATCTCAAGCCTGTAAAGCTCTGTGGCGTTGAATCACAGGGAATGCTTCTTGCAGCAGATGCCGGTGAGAGAGTTTCTTTATTGTCAACCGATAAGGAAATGGGACCAGGTTCCTGTATCAGATAA
- a CDS encoding Zn-ribbon domain-containing OB-fold protein: MSVPRFWRKQIARYNLVGTHCKKCDDYFYPPRNMCPACRREGEIEDYKFSGKGEVVTFTVIHTAAEGFENQTPYVLGIIKLEEGPSLTSQIICDAKDVKIGMKVKPVFRKLGQAGERGMIYYGTKFVPELEVADKC; this comes from the coding sequence ATGTCAGTACCACGATTTTGGAGAAAACAGATAGCAAGATACAACCTTGTGGGAACACACTGCAAGAAATGTGATGACTACTTCTACCCACCACGTAACATGTGTCCTGCCTGCAGACGTGAAGGTGAGATTGAAGATTACAAATTCTCAGGGAAAGGAGAAGTTGTGACGTTCACTGTGATCCACACTGCAGCAGAAGGTTTTGAGAACCAGACACCTTATGTTCTTGGAATTATCAAACTGGAAGAAGGACCAAGTCTCACAAGCCAGATAATTTGTGATGCTAAGGATGTAAAGATAGGTATGAAGGTCAAACCTGTGTTCAGGAAGCTTGGACAGGCTGGAGAACGTGGAATGATCTACTACGGTACAAAGTTTGTACCAGAGCTAGAAGTTGCAGATAAATGTTAG
- the cyaB gene encoding class IV adenylate cyclase, which yields MLEIEVKARADHLPVKEQLSVMGAVFVGVQHHCDTYFNAPDRDFAKTDEALRIRSVDGRSVMTYKGKKLDTLSKTREEFETPVDGGITRNILLALGFYESGIVKKTREVYRFENMTICLDRVEGLGEFMEVEIGAESDIEGHREQIFSFLANFEIGEEDSIRTSYLEMGLEEI from the coding sequence ATGTTAGAAATTGAAGTAAAGGCCCGTGCCGACCACCTGCCTGTAAAAGAGCAGTTGTCGGTTATGGGTGCTGTTTTTGTAGGTGTCCAGCACCACTGCGACACCTATTTTAATGCCCCGGACAGGGATTTTGCCAAAACGGATGAAGCACTCAGGATACGCTCCGTTGATGGAAGGTCTGTCATGACCTATAAAGGCAAAAAACTTGATACTCTTTCCAAAACAAGAGAAGAATTCGAAACTCCGGTTGATGGTGGAATAACCCGAAACATCCTGCTTGCACTTGGATTTTATGAGTCCGGCATCGTTAAAAAAACAAGAGAGGTCTATAGATTCGAGAATATGACCATCTGTCTTGACAGAGTCGAAGGACTGGGCGAATTCATGGAAGTTGAGATAGGGGCAGAATCCGATATTGAGGGTCACAGGGAACAGATATTCTCATTTTTGGCCAATTTTGAAATTGGAGAAGAAGATTCCATCAGGACATCTTATCTTGAGATGGGGCTTGAGGAAATATAG
- a CDS encoding chemotaxis protein CheB gives MNKEEKKSEVQNVVGEGTDSFAIVGIGASAGGLAAFEAFFSGMPADTDPNMAIVLVQHLDPDHKSLLADLIRRRTRMQVFEVEDGMMVRPNCAYIIPPNRDMAFLNGTLQLLEPSSPRGQRMPIDFFFRSLAHDQQERAICVVLSGTGSDGTLGVRDIKEEGGIVIVQTPESAEFDGMPRSVISTGMADYVLDPDKMPSQIIGYTSHAFDKLSRSFTAAALSDEASLKKIFILLRSQVGHDFSQYKEKTIMRRIQRRMAVNQIDTLERYTKYLQQMPMEVNALFDDLLIGVTYFFRDPEAFKSLEEQVIPLLFVNKNTGDDIRVWSAGCSTGEEAYSLAILLAEHQEKLKKSFKIQVFATDIDSNAIATARTGIYPSSIEADISQERLSRFFVNEQESNKYRICKSIRDTIVFSEQDLIKDPPFSKMDLICCRNLLIYMNRDLQKKIIPLFHYSLNPGGFLFLGASGSISYLNAYFSVLDRKSKIYQRKEDFHSSQNVNPSPFLLLKTDITTMQPAKKNSIPEKPSLRELTETMLLQYVTPAAVLVNSQGDILYIHGRTGMYLEPTPGEAGVNNIIKMAREGLQRDLTVSLHKAVGGKELVQCPGLSIKTNDHTYTINLTVRPVMSELNGKSENSLYLITLEEAPNLELRSQQITAALNSIVGEDEFNLKDAEAQILTLKQELRAKDEYLYTTKEELETSNEELKSSNEELQSVNEELQSTNEELETSKEELQSVNEELATVNAELQTKVVDLGQANNDMNNLLAGTGIGTVFVDVDLHILRFTPSVTQIINLIQSDVGRPVGHIVSNLVEYNNLVEDTQAVLDTLVPKEMEVQTNSGTWYAMRIQPYRTLDNVIEGAVVTFADITSSINLQKALRLNEERLRVALKVSPVMVFNQDEKLCYTWVYNPNAAFSSYSIIGKTDHDILTAEEASRLSVIKKQVLESGVGFRSEVFISTNGKQLSYNLTVDPLYDISDGIIGITGVLMASTN, from the coding sequence ATGAATAAAGAAGAAAAAAAATCTGAAGTGCAAAATGTAGTTGGGGAAGGAACTGACAGCTTTGCAATTGTGGGTATCGGTGCCTCGGCTGGAGGGTTAGCGGCTTTTGAGGCATTTTTTTCAGGAATGCCTGCAGATACAGATCCAAACATGGCTATTGTCTTGGTGCAACATCTTGACCCCGACCACAAAAGCCTCCTGGCCGACCTGATCAGGCGCCGCACTCGCATGCAGGTCTTTGAAGTAGAAGATGGAATGATGGTTCGTCCAAATTGTGCTTACATTATCCCTCCAAATCGTGACATGGCTTTTCTTAATGGAACACTCCAATTGTTGGAACCTTCATCTCCACGTGGTCAACGAATGCCCATTGATTTCTTTTTCCGATCCTTAGCTCATGATCAACAAGAACGAGCTATATGTGTTGTTCTTTCTGGTACGGGCAGCGATGGCACACTTGGAGTGCGTGATATTAAAGAAGAGGGGGGCATTGTCATAGTACAGACTCCTGAATCTGCTGAGTTTGATGGCATGCCGCGTAGTGTCATATCCACTGGTATGGCGGACTATGTGCTGGATCCGGATAAAATGCCTTCACAGATAATAGGCTATACATCTCATGCTTTTGACAAGCTTTCACGATCATTCACTGCAGCTGCGCTTAGTGACGAGGCCTCATTGAAGAAAATATTCATCCTGTTGCGTTCACAGGTAGGCCATGACTTTTCCCAGTACAAAGAAAAAACCATTATGCGTCGTATTCAAAGACGCATGGCTGTCAACCAGATTGATACACTGGAAAGATACACTAAATATTTACAACAGATGCCTATGGAAGTGAATGCTCTCTTTGATGACTTGTTGATTGGTGTGACCTATTTTTTCCGTGATCCTGAAGCTTTCAAGAGTCTTGAGGAGCAGGTCATACCCTTGTTATTTGTCAATAAAAATACAGGCGATGATATTCGTGTCTGGTCAGCAGGATGCTCCACAGGGGAAGAGGCCTATTCTCTTGCAATTCTACTTGCTGAACATCAGGAGAAACTGAAAAAAAGTTTTAAAATTCAGGTGTTTGCCACAGATATTGATAGCAACGCAATCGCTACTGCTCGGACTGGTATTTATCCTTCCAGTATAGAGGCTGATATCTCTCAGGAAAGGCTAAGCAGATTCTTTGTAAATGAACAAGAAAGTAACAAGTATCGTATTTGTAAAAGTATTCGTGATACGATTGTCTTTTCCGAGCAAGACCTGATAAAAGACCCTCCATTTTCAAAGATGGACCTGATATGTTGTCGCAATCTTCTCATTTACATGAATAGAGATTTGCAGAAGAAAATCATTCCTCTATTCCATTATTCTCTAAATCCGGGAGGCTTTCTCTTCCTGGGTGCATCTGGGTCGATAAGCTATTTAAATGCTTATTTTTCTGTGCTGGATCGTAAATCCAAGATTTACCAACGTAAAGAAGATTTTCACAGCTCACAGAATGTGAATCCGTCTCCATTTTTACTCTTAAAGACGGATATAACAACCATGCAACCTGCCAAAAAGAACTCAATTCCTGAAAAACCATCGTTGCGTGAACTGACCGAAACTATGCTTTTGCAGTATGTAACTCCAGCTGCGGTACTTGTCAATAGCCAGGGCGATATTCTTTATATTCATGGCCGCACTGGTATGTATCTGGAGCCCACTCCCGGTGAGGCAGGTGTAAATAACATCATCAAGATGGCTCGTGAAGGATTACAACGTGACTTGACAGTATCCCTGCATAAAGCCGTTGGCGGCAAAGAGCTTGTACAATGTCCGGGTCTGTCTATCAAAACAAATGATCATACTTATACTATCAACCTTACTGTGCGTCCTGTAATGTCCGAATTAAACGGGAAATCAGAAAACTCTCTTTATTTGATTACTTTAGAGGAGGCTCCTAATCTGGAACTCAGATCGCAGCAGATAACAGCTGCATTGAATTCCATTGTGGGAGAGGATGAGTTTAATTTAAAAGACGCTGAAGCACAAATCTTGACTCTAAAGCAGGAGTTGCGTGCTAAAGATGAATACCTCTATACAACTAAAGAAGAACTGGAAACCTCAAATGAAGAGCTCAAATCTTCGAATGAGGAGTTACAGTCGGTCAATGAAGAATTGCAATCCACGAATGAAGAGCTGGAAACTTCTAAGGAAGAATTACAGTCGGTCAATGAGGAATTAGCTACTGTCAATGCTGAACTGCAAACCAAAGTTGTAGATCTTGGACAGGCCAACAATGATATGAATAATTTGCTGGCAGGCACTGGTATTGGTACTGTCTTTGTAGACGTAGATCTACATATCCTTCGCTTTACTCCATCTGTAACTCAAATTATTAATTTAATCCAAAGTGATGTTGGAAGACCAGTGGGTCATATAGTCTCTAATTTGGTAGAATACAACAATTTAGTGGAAGATACACAGGCAGTTCTGGACACGTTAGTTCCTAAAGAAATGGAAGTGCAGACGAATTCAGGAACCTGGTACGCGATGCGTATCCAGCCCTATAGGACTCTGGACAACGTGATTGAAGGCGCAGTAGTTACTTTTGCTGATATTACTAGCTCAATTAACTTACAAAAAGCGCTCCGATTAAACGAAGAGCGTCTGCGTGTTGCGTTGAAAGTATCTCCTGTAATGGTCTTTAATCAGGATGAAAAGTTGTGTTACACATGGGTATATAATCCTAATGCAGCGTTTTCTTCTTACTCGATTATCGGTAAGACAGACCATGATATATTGACTGCAGAAGAGGCATCCAGACTTTCGGTCATTAAAAAGCAAGTTCTGGAAAGTGGGGTTGGATTCCGTAGTGAAGTGTTTATTAGTACAAATGGGAAACAGTTATCCTATAATTTGACAGTGGATCCATTGTATGATATCTCCGATGGGATCATAGGGATTACTGGTGTTTTGATGGCCAGTACCAACTAA
- a CDS encoding response regulator has product MKSKPSQNTESSELRREAEERLIGKTDKLPDNFESELSEDAQKLIHELRVYQIELEMQNDELYRTQLELETTQARYFDLYNLAPVGYFTVSEKDMILEANLTAETLLGVSRGSLVKQPLTRFIFKNDQDTYYLCRKQLFKTGEPQTCGLRLVKPDKTTLWALLEATVTQEVNGAHTSRVVMSNINELKILETNLIIEKEKAQEATKAKGEFLANMSHEIRTPMNGVIGMAGLLLDTKLDDEQRYYAETILASGDVLLDIINDILDFSKMEANKLEMKLLDFNLHNVLSKLTIILSIRAHEKGVELLCTVEPEVPANIMGDPGRLQQVLTNLVGNAIKFTQKGEVSVRVSLESETFSSTVLHFSVTDTGIGIPLNKIDLLFDKFYQVDSSTTRLYGGTGLGLAISKQIIETMGGEIGVKSTEGKGSEFWFTVPFSKQQEPEISSIQSVSLQGIRILVMDANTKNLEVLLDQLSSWGARAKGALDEAMAIKVLCKAYENHEPFQVVILDFHISGMDIGNLAKTIKVDDKFKDIFVILLLSIDEWLNIRQLDENYFDAYLGKPLKQSELFDKLSTILDMNEDGENAQSSVIKHIVHGIYAKNGKILLAEDSMINQKVAHNMLKKVGFDVDAVVNGAEAVKALEIKPYDLVLMDVQMPGIDGLEATRLIRSPDSTVLNRSIPIIAMTAHAMKGDREHFIEAGMNDYISKPFSFKALMELLSKWVTPVPRENTEDSLSAGKMIKAAESLVLDREVLFESAMGDKEFAMGLISTFMEELPRHMILLKNSIEQNDTSNVTFYAHKIKGTSSSLGCIALSGTAALMEKAGKNSKIDEIVTIMPELQKQTKLLMNEIKRI; this is encoded by the coding sequence ATGAAAAGCAAACCATCTCAAAATACAGAATCTTCTGAACTGCGTAGAGAGGCCGAAGAAAGGCTCATTGGAAAAACTGACAAGTTACCCGATAACTTTGAGAGTGAGCTGTCTGAAGATGCCCAAAAGCTTATCCATGAGCTGCGTGTGTATCAGATTGAGCTGGAGATGCAGAATGATGAATTGTATCGGACACAACTGGAACTTGAAACTACGCAGGCACGTTATTTTGATCTCTATAATCTGGCACCAGTGGGTTATTTTACAGTCAGTGAAAAAGATATGATACTGGAAGCAAACCTGACTGCTGAGACTCTGCTGGGAGTGTCACGAGGTTCGTTGGTCAAGCAACCATTAACACGTTTTATTTTCAAAAATGATCAGGATACCTACTACCTGTGTCGCAAACAACTTTTTAAGACAGGTGAGCCGCAGACATGCGGGTTGAGGCTCGTGAAACCCGATAAAACAACACTTTGGGCTTTATTGGAAGCAACTGTTACTCAAGAAGTCAATGGTGCCCACACTTCCCGTGTAGTGATGAGTAACATCAATGAGCTTAAGATATTGGAGACAAACCTCATAATTGAAAAAGAAAAAGCTCAGGAAGCCACCAAAGCCAAGGGTGAATTTCTGGCAAATATGTCTCATGAGATACGCACTCCAATGAACGGTGTGATCGGTATGGCCGGTTTGCTTCTGGACACTAAACTTGATGATGAGCAACGATATTATGCAGAAACGATTCTGGCTAGTGGAGATGTGTTACTTGATATTATCAATGATATACTTGACTTCTCTAAAATGGAAGCTAATAAACTCGAAATGAAGTTGCTTGATTTTAATCTACACAATGTCCTGAGTAAGCTAACAATTATATTGTCCATAAGGGCTCATGAAAAAGGAGTGGAATTGCTCTGCACGGTAGAACCAGAGGTGCCAGCTAATATTATGGGTGATCCTGGGCGCCTGCAGCAGGTACTGACAAATCTTGTTGGGAATGCTATTAAATTCACACAGAAGGGTGAAGTGTCTGTACGTGTGAGTCTGGAATCAGAAACCTTCTCATCAACAGTGTTACATTTTTCAGTAACAGATACCGGGATTGGTATTCCCCTGAATAAAATAGACCTTCTCTTTGACAAATTCTATCAGGTCGACAGTTCCACAACACGTCTATATGGCGGTACTGGACTTGGCCTTGCTATCTCTAAACAAATTATAGAAACGATGGGGGGAGAAATAGGTGTGAAAAGTACTGAAGGCAAAGGTTCAGAGTTTTGGTTCACAGTCCCTTTTTCCAAGCAGCAAGAACCTGAGATTTCTTCAATTCAGTCTGTTTCTCTTCAAGGTATACGTATACTTGTAATGGATGCTAACACAAAAAATCTTGAAGTGCTTTTAGATCAATTATCCTCTTGGGGCGCAAGAGCAAAGGGGGCTTTAGATGAAGCTATGGCAATAAAAGTCCTTTGTAAAGCATATGAAAACCATGAGCCATTTCAGGTTGTAATTCTGGATTTTCATATTTCTGGAATGGATATCGGAAATCTTGCAAAAACCATTAAGGTTGACGACAAATTTAAAGATATTTTTGTTATATTGCTGCTCTCAATAGATGAGTGGCTAAACATCAGACAGCTTGATGAGAACTATTTTGATGCATACCTTGGCAAGCCTTTGAAGCAGTCAGAGCTATTTGATAAATTATCTACTATTTTGGACATGAACGAAGATGGTGAAAATGCGCAGTCTTCTGTAATTAAGCATATTGTTCATGGTATATATGCCAAAAATGGAAAAATTCTTCTGGCTGAGGATAGTATGATCAACCAGAAGGTTGCCCACAATATGTTAAAGAAAGTTGGATTTGATGTAGATGCTGTAGTTAATGGGGCAGAAGCAGTGAAAGCTCTTGAAATTAAGCCATATGACCTGGTGCTTATGGATGTTCAAATGCCTGGTATCGATGGTTTAGAAGCTACAAGGCTCATCAGGAGTCCGGATTCAACGGTTCTCAATAGGTCTATACCAATAATCGCAATGACAGCTCATGCTATGAAAGGGGACAGAGAACATTTTATAGAAGCTGGTATGAATGATTATATTTCAAAACCTTTTTCATTTAAAGCCCTTATGGAATTGCTAAGTAAATGGGTTACACCGGTTCCAAGGGAAAATACGGAAGATAGTTTATCCGCAGGAAAGATGATTAAAGCTGCAGAATCTTTGGTGTTGGATAGGGAGGTGCTTTTTGAAAGTGCAATGGGAGATAAAGAATTTGCCATGGGTTTGATATCAACTTTCATGGAAGAATTGCCCCGACATATGATCTTGCTTAAGAACAGTATTGAGCAAAATGATACCTCTAATGTCACATTTTATGCGCATAAGATAAAAGGGACTTCGTCAAGTCTTGGATGTATAGCTCTGTCTGGTACTGCTGCCTTAATGGAGAAAGCAGGTAAAAATAGCAAAATTGATGAAATCGTTACGATCATGCCTGAACTGCAAAAGCAAACCAAGTTGCTTATGAATGAAATAAAGAGAATATGA